Proteins from one Clupea harengus chromosome 17, Ch_v2.0.2, whole genome shotgun sequence genomic window:
- the LOC105903793 gene encoding diacylglycerol O-acyltransferase 2-like: protein MRAQKWGRVGTSVRSSVLAAVRHLPSVRWVSSGTLTRLLQRLAVVQYILSFLFLGPVCIILLIYLLYTSCWWITALYYLWLVYDWKTHKQAGRRWSWVRGWPVWTYLSGYFPIQLIKTHHLPPDKNYIFGYHPHGIFCFGALCNFGTEANGFSEKYPGITPFVATLSGNFLLPVAREYLMSTGVCPVTHDTIDFILSRNGTGNAIVIAVGGAAESLNTTPGVNQVTLKNRKGFVRKALKHGAALVPVFSFGENDTYQQVMFADGSWCRWLQKRLQKIVGFALCVIQGCSLLSADTWGVMPFPKPITSVVGEPISVPQISEPSADEVDRYHALYMASLQRLFDTEKTRFGLTQRDTLLMH from the exons ATGCGTGCTCAGAAATGGGGAC GTGTGGGGACCAGTGTCCGGTCCAGCGTCCTGGCCGCCGTCAGACACCTGCCCTCCGTCCGCTGGGTGTCCAGTGGAACTCTGACCAGGCTGCTTCAGAGGCTGGCCGTCGTGCAGTacatcctctctttcctcttccttg gtccTGTGTGTATTATTCTGCTGATCTACCTGCTGTACACATCGTGTTGGTGGATCACTGCACTTTACTATCTGTGGTTGGTATACGACTggaaaacacataaacaag CTGGCAGGAGATGGTCGTGGGTGAGGGGCTGGCCAGTGTGGACTTACCTCAGCGGTTACTTCCCCATCCAA CTCATCAAAACCCATCATTTACCACCTGACAAGAATTATATCTTTGGCTATCACCCACATGGAATTTTCTGTTTTGGAGCGCTCTGCAACTTTGGCACTGAGGCCAATGGGTTTTCCGAGAAGTATCCCGGGATAACGCCTTTTGTGGCCACGCTGTCGGGAAACTTCCTCCTGCCCGTTGCCAGGGAGTACTTAATGTCTACAG GTGTTTGTCCCGTGACTCATGACACCATAGACTTCATCCTGTCTCGGAACGGCACAGGAAATGCCATCGTCATCGCGGTGGGGGGTGCTGCGGAGTCCCTCAACACAACCCCTGGGGTAAATCAAGTCACCCTGAAGAACCGTAAAGGTTTTGTGCGGAAGGCCCTGAAGCACGG GGCGGCCCTGGTCCCGGTCTTCTCCTTCGGTGAGAATGACACGTACCAGCAGGTGATGTTTGCGGACGGCTCGTGGTGCCGGTGGCTGCAGAAGCGGCTTCAGAAGATAGTGGGCTTCGCGCTGTGTGTGATCCAGGGCTGCAGCCTGCTCTCCGCAGACACCTGGGGCGTCATGCCCTTCCCCAAACCCATCACCTCCGTGG tGGGGGAGCCCATCAGCGTTCCCCAGATCAGCGAGCCCAGCGCTGACGAGGTGGACCGGTACCATGCGCTCTACATGGCCTCCCTGCAGCGCCTCTTTGACACAGAGAAGACCCGCTTCGgcctgacacagagagacacactgctcATGCACTAA